aacagtgcaaatttatgtatgtttattagcaatataaaatatatatagtatcactATCCAAATACAACTACATACGCAtaaatacactataatccaaagtgcGCACGGACATATGCCGTCTAATCTAtataatagaaagaaataaaggttGGAACGTGATTAACACCttaattttgaaacaaaatgaatttTCTAGATTTGTGAAATTATTCTTCAACTTTTACATGTGATTATCTGTCTTTTTGAATGGGCACAGCCACCATTTGGTTCACGTTCTTCTATGAAGatatgtactccctccgtcccataataattGTCTTCctagccaattttttttttgtctaataataagtgtcatcttagaaAATTAAGACATAAATTGATTAGTTTTTTTCAATGCTATccttagacaataaagtaacatctaaatgatgattggaaaagccacatagtaacttggtattgttggattcctaatgtcaaaaggtttacttcttgtgcatgctctaatcaaaagatacaagtaatttatttttattatataggggtaatttgatAAACTTCACATTACatcattaatttcttaatatgctTATTTTTTGCTAAGataacacttattatgggacggagggagtagtaaataCTCATCGTTAGGCAAAGAAAACCATGtttattttgtaaaatttgtAATATAGGAGCctttaacatatatatgaccTGATGGGTGACTTCGAAATTCTAGTTCATATTTTAGTTTAGGTATGATCGGCcaattttcaattcaatataacaacaatcataatgttgttaatgttataaagtaatattaaaagtatttaacatatatatgtgACCTGATGGGTGACTTCGAAATTCTAGTTCATATTTTAGTTTAGGTATGATCGGCcaattttcaattcaataacaacaattataATGTCGTTAATGTTATAAAGTAATATTTAAAGTACACGACAACAAGACTCTCATCTCATGCTTCTTGCCTCTTCCGACTCTGATTGGGGTGGTGATCACGATGATCACTCATCCACTACAACCTACTTTGTATTTCTTAGCAGTCATCCAGTCTCATGGAGTTCTAACAAACAACGAGATGTGGCTCGCTCTTCGATAGAGGGAGAATACAGGGTCATTGCCTCTATCACTGCTGAAATTTGTTGGGCGCGTAATCTTTTCAAGGAGTTATTTGTTATTCCATCTCAGACGCCGGTCATCTACTGTGATAATCTTGGTGCTACATATGTTTGTGCTAACCATGTCTTCCACTTTCGCATGAGCACATTGAACTTGATTATCATCATGTTTGTAAATTAGTCCAGCAAGTTATTCTTCGGGTTTCACACGTTCCATTGAGGGAGCAACTAGCTGACATGCTCACAAATTCTCTTCCAAGTGGTTCTTTTAAGTTGTTACATTTCAAAATTGGTATCTCTGATCAATCTTCCAACTTGCGATGgcgtacaacaacaacaacaacaacccaaaggAAATCCCACAACGTAAGTCCGGGAGGAGAGTGTGCGcgagaccttactcctaccaaggtaggacggctatttccgaaagaccctcggctcaataaaaagcataaaaagaggtcagataaggctaagagattcaaagcgatatggaaatacaaataacgaaagcgacacagataaaataggataatcaaagcacagaaaataacaaataatagCAGAAATCAGAGCATAAGAAATTATACTGCgataatgcgactactaataaGATTGGATAAcgagactatctactagccttctaccctaatctgggTCCTTcaaaccctcctatctaaggtcatgtcctcggtaagctatAACTGCGCCATGTCGTGTCTAATTACCTCTCCCCGATACTTCGCCTACCCTACCTCGtccgaaaccatccatggccaacctctcacacctcgcACCtaggcatctgtgtctctcctcttcacatgcccaaaccatctcaatctcgcttcccgcatcttgtcttccaccgaggccactcccaccttgtcccgaatatcctcattcctaatcctctCACTCCTGGTGtggccacacatccatctcaacattctcatctcggcaactttcattttttgaacgtgagagatcttaatcggccaacactccgcccctgACAACATACGGTgcctaaccaccactttgtagaacttgcccttaagttgtgGCGGCATCTTCTGTCACATAGCACTCGGGAGGCGAGCCTTCATTTCATCCACCCCCCCGCCCTAATACGAAATCGTCAATCTCCCATTTGCCTTgcataatagacccaagatacttgaaactagtTTTCTTGGATGGCTCGGTACAAGCCTCCTTCCAAGCCTCGCTCCCCGAGGCGCTTCACCGAACTTGCACTCTAAGAACTCGTCTCGGACCTACTCGGCTTAAACCCTTTAGACTCCGCAGTATGTCTCCAACCCTCCGCGCCTTAGCGTTAACTCGCTACGAGTCTCGTCGATCGGACTATGTCATCTCgcgaaaagcatacaccatggcacctcggCCACTTTGtcgcgtcaatccatccatcaccaaggcaaataaaaacggACTAAGAGCGATCTCACGCAACCCATCACAACTGGAAAGTGCTACGAGTCTCCTCCTCTTGTCCTTACTACGGTTTTctccctcatacatgtccttgatcacccTAATATACGCCACGAGGTACAccttttagcctccaagcatctccatggATCTCTTTTGAACTTTATCGTAAACctttttctaggtcgatgaataccatacgtaagtccctcttcctctccctatatTGCTCCACCGGTCTCCTCACAAGATGGATGGCTTCTCGTAGTCGAGTGTCCcggcatgaatccgaactggttctctgaaatagacacgcctctcctcaccctcatctccaccaccctttccacactttcatagtatgGCTTAGCGACAATACTTATACATGTTGTTGCAACTCTGGATATCTCCCTTGTTCTTGTATAGAGGGATCATTACACTCGACCTCTATTCTTCGGGCATCATTGCCGTCTTAAAGATATATCTTAGATTGAttgtaaattattttctctCCTTATTTACAGATTTAGGAATTAAGTGATTTAGGATAAAATGGGGGTGGTCCACGTGGTGTATAGGTTGCATGAAGGgaggttgagatggtttggacatgtgCAGGGGAGATGCGCAAATGCTCTAGTGAGGAGGTATGAGAGGTTTGTCATGGTGGGCCTGAGAAGAGGGAGAGATAGGTCAAAGAAGTCTTCAGGAGAGGTGATTAGGCAGGATATGGCGCAACTTCAGCTTCTCGAGGACATGACCCTTGATATGAAGGCGTGGAGGTCGAGTATCAGGGTAGAGGGTTAGTATTGCGCATATCTCTTTTCCGTAGCGGGAGTACTTGTAGCTTTTACTATTAAATCTCTATGATACCTGCTTATTCTTAGATCTTCTCAAGGGCTACACCTTGTTGTTGTCATTTCGTTTATCTTATTACCTTGCTGGTGATACCGTCTTTTATTATTGTTaccttttcatcttttcttgaGCAAAGAGTCTATTGGAAACATCCTTTATACCTTTAATTTCCTAGATAGAGATAAGATCTGCGTACACTATACCCTTCCTAAACCCCACCTGATGGGATTATAGATTTAGTTTCATAATTTTAGCTTATTCTTGACTATAAGGATTATCATTTATTTGATTGGTTGTGTGGATCTTCCAAAAACCATATGGATCCACCTCTTTGTATAAATACCCTATTCATTATCAATAAAGAGACACTCTTCTCCCTTCTGTAAACTGTTTTACAGAGAAGGAATGAGATAGCCATAGCAAATTTACCCAAGCTCAAAATAAATTCGCTGTAGCTTTATACCGCGATAGATTTCAGACCTTAGCACTGGTTCGGGAGAGTTCTTTTAAGttaaagagagaaaaatgagaaaagattAATAGTATTGCCAAAACTGTGGAAATCAGTGATACACTAGTATTCTAATCCatctatccaaaaaaaaaaattactttctaGTTCTCACTGAAGATACAAACATATATGCACAATGGAACTAAACTAAGGCGGAGTCCTTCAGTAGCAGCTAGTGATGATATGGCGAAGTTGTTTGAattctattttttctcttttgtagAAATCTTTGTAGAGATCTCTTCATGAAAAGACCAGTTTGAGGTTGTAATAAAGGTGACGACGGCTCTGACATTGGTGATGGAGTCTTCTTTGTTTTGTCCTCCATTTCTCTGCTTGCACGATATATTATAGCTTTAGCCTGGATGTAGGAAAAGATATAAATTAGGATTACGTACGAACGAAACAACCATTTATTTCAG
This portion of the Lycium ferocissimum isolate CSIRO_LF1 chromosome 1, AGI_CSIRO_Lferr_CH_V1, whole genome shotgun sequence genome encodes:
- the LOC132055985 gene encoding protein TIFY 5A-like — translated: MRRNCNLELRLMPPSLSSFSPKNCTTPYFSMEDKESTELEKQQPQQLTIFHNGKLVVSDATELQAKAIIYRASREMEDKTKKTPSPMSEPSSPLLQPQTGLFMKRSLQRFLQKRKNRIQTTSPYHH